In the Candidatus Electrothrix rattekaaiensis genome, one interval contains:
- a CDS encoding ATP-dependent DNA helicase RecQ → MTLLTNTPEETLQQIFGFDAFLPGQEAVIAAVLAGRSVLAIFPTGQGKSLCYQLPALHLPGLTLVVSPLMALMKDQVDFLLSKGIAAARLDSSLDFNAVNAVYDRLHRNELKLLYVAPERFANERFVSLVSRLHLSLLVIDEAHCISEWGHNFRPDYLKLAELAKTFAVPAVLGLTATATPKVAADIRQSFAVADADCIQTGFYRPNLTLLFAPADEPTEKPDQEPDQALVRRLTEQQKNGTSGPTIVYVTLQQTAMQVAGLLAKEGFPAKPYHAGMKDEQRQAVQDWFMASDKAIVVATIAFGMGIDKSNIRAVFHYNLPKSLENYAQEIGRAGRDGLPSTCIMLGNGNDLHVLENFVYGDTPEPDHVREFVDHILGQEAVFSCSIYELSGLFDMRPLVVKTLLTYLELEGLLASTGPFYSSYSFKPLRPSAEILPRFDAERQGFLKGLLSCAVKQKIWFSIDLDEAAQRTGSPRKRVITALDYLEQQGDLVLKVSGARLGFRRLAADHLDLAGLKDGLVKRFEQREQSDLDRLGLVVDLVNHAGCKAGFLLRYFGEEPATACGHCSFCLHGENAQISGRSSDVRVLEQKGLTEELQRLREKYPQALANPRQITRLLCGLSSPGLTRNKLSKHELFGRLEQYPFAEVMAWVARFMERYK, encoded by the coding sequence ATGACTCTCTTGACGAATACTCCCGAAGAAACCCTGCAACAGATTTTCGGCTTTGATGCCTTTCTGCCGGGGCAGGAAGCGGTGATTGCAGCTGTTTTGGCAGGCCGTTCCGTCTTGGCGATTTTCCCCACTGGTCAGGGAAAGAGCCTTTGCTATCAACTGCCTGCTCTCCATCTTCCCGGCCTGACCTTGGTGGTGTCCCCGCTTATGGCTCTGATGAAAGATCAGGTGGATTTCCTTCTCAGCAAAGGAATTGCAGCGGCCCGCCTGGATTCTTCCCTGGATTTTAACGCAGTCAATGCGGTGTATGACCGGCTGCACCGTAATGAGCTGAAGCTGCTCTATGTGGCTCCTGAGCGCTTTGCCAATGAACGATTTGTAAGCTTGGTTTCCCGATTGCACCTTTCTTTGCTGGTGATTGACGAAGCCCATTGCATCTCCGAATGGGGGCATAATTTTCGTCCTGACTATCTCAAACTGGCTGAATTGGCCAAAACCTTTGCGGTGCCTGCGGTGCTGGGCCTGACCGCGACAGCAACGCCTAAGGTGGCAGCGGATATCCGACAGAGCTTTGCTGTTGCTGACGCTGACTGCATCCAGACCGGATTCTATCGCCCCAACCTCACCCTGCTCTTTGCACCGGCTGATGAACCGACAGAGAAGCCGGATCAGGAACCGGATCAGGCCTTGGTGCGTCGGCTGACTGAACAGCAGAAAAACGGAACATCAGGGCCGACCATCGTTTATGTCACCCTCCAGCAGACCGCAATGCAGGTGGCTGGGCTGCTTGCCAAAGAAGGTTTTCCAGCCAAGCCCTATCATGCTGGCATGAAGGATGAACAACGGCAGGCGGTTCAGGACTGGTTTATGGCCTCGGACAAGGCAATTGTGGTCGCGACCATTGCCTTTGGTATGGGTATTGACAAGAGCAATATCCGGGCAGTTTTTCATTATAATCTGCCCAAGAGCCTGGAAAATTATGCCCAGGAAATTGGTAGGGCAGGGCGGGACGGTTTGCCTTCAACCTGTATTATGCTTGGCAACGGCAATGACCTGCATGTGCTGGAGAACTTTGTCTACGGCGATACGCCAGAGCCCGATCACGTTCGGGAGTTTGTTGATCATATTCTCGGGCAGGAGGCTGTGTTTTCTTGTTCGATCTATGAGCTTTCCGGCCTGTTTGATATGCGACCGCTGGTCGTCAAAACCCTGCTCACCTATCTGGAGCTTGAAGGGCTGCTCGCATCCACCGGGCCGTTTTACAGCAGCTACTCCTTTAAGCCCTTACGGCCCTCTGCGGAGATCCTTCCTCGCTTTGATGCGGAACGACAGGGCTTTCTCAAAGGACTCCTTTCCTGCGCAGTCAAGCAGAAGATCTGGTTCAGCATTGATCTTGACGAGGCAGCGCAACGAACGGGCAGTCCGAGGAAACGAGTGATCACGGCCTTAGATTATCTGGAACAGCAGGGGGATCTGGTGCTCAAGGTCAGCGGGGCGCGGCTTGGTTTTAGAAGGCTTGCTGCTGATCATCTTGATCTTGCTGGCCTCAAGGACGGGCTGGTCAAGCGGTTTGAGCAACGGGAGCAGAGTGACTTGGATCGGCTGGGACTGGTGGTTGATCTGGTGAATCATGCAGGGTGCAAGGCTGGGTTTCTGCTGCGATATTTTGGTGAGGAACCGGCAACGGCCTGCGGCCATTGCTCGTTCTGCCTGCACGGAGAGAATGCGCAGATAAGCGGCAGGTCGAGCGATGTTAGGGTTCTGGAACAAAAGGGTTTGACGGAAGAGCTGCAACGACTCCGTGAAAAATATCCCCAGGCCTTGGCAAACCCGCGTCAGATCACCCGCCTGCTTTGCGGTCTTTCATCGCCCGGTTTGACCCGGAATAAACTGAGCAAACATGAGTTGTTTGGACGATTAGAACAATATCCTTTTGCGGAAGTTATGGCGTGGGTTGCGCGGTTCATGGAGCGTTATAAATGA
- a CDS encoding GlsB/YeaQ/YmgE family stress response membrane protein: protein MGILSWIVMGLIVGVLAKFIMPGKDPGGIIVTILIGIAGAFVGGYIGSFFGLGTVTGFNLVSVLLATGGGIILLALYRVIKK, encoded by the coding sequence ATGGGTATTCTATCGTGGATCGTAATGGGATTGATCGTAGGCGTACTTGCAAAATTTATCATGCCGGGGAAAGACCCCGGAGGGATTATCGTTACCATCCTGATAGGAATAGCCGGAGCCTTTGTGGGTGGCTATATCGGTTCCTTCTTCGGACTCGGGACTGTTACAGGATTTAATCTCGTGAGTGTCCTGTTGGCTACCGGTGGCGGTATCATCCTTTTGGCCTTATATCGTGTGATAAAGAAATAA
- a CDS encoding alkene reductase, with product MENTQALLTQYEMKGLPLANRVVMAPMTRSRADNPGNVATDLIAEHYAQRASAGLLITEGSQISKRAVGYINTPGIYSTEQVEGWKKVTSSVHEKGGKIFIQLWHVGRMSHPDFHNGELPLSASALNPNAESYTPEGFKKTVTPKEMSIEEIKETIKDFGNAAKNALKAGFDGVEIHASNGYLLHQFFSPTSNIRTDEYGGSIENRAKILFDVLDEIKQHMPIKRIGVRLNPSLHNIFGMTLNEETIPTFDYIVENLNNYDLAYLHLSEPFNDVTEVPGAEPNIAQHYRPMYKGTLMINSNFNRERGNQVIKDNLADLVAYGKPFISNPDLVERFEKNAELAKWDENTFYTPGEKGYTDYPPLK from the coding sequence ATGGAAAATACACAAGCACTTCTTACACAATACGAAATGAAAGGACTACCCCTGGCAAACCGGGTGGTCATGGCACCCATGACGAGAAGTCGAGCTGACAACCCAGGCAACGTTGCTACGGATCTCATAGCTGAGCACTATGCCCAGAGAGCATCAGCCGGGCTTTTGATCACCGAAGGCTCCCAGATATCCAAACGCGCTGTGGGTTATATCAACACGCCTGGAATTTACTCCACCGAACAGGTAGAGGGGTGGAAAAAGGTGACCTCCTCAGTCCATGAAAAAGGCGGCAAAATTTTTATCCAACTCTGGCATGTGGGCCGCATGTCCCACCCGGATTTCCATAACGGAGAGCTTCCCCTGTCAGCCTCCGCTTTAAACCCAAACGCCGAATCCTACACACCCGAGGGTTTCAAAAAGACCGTCACACCCAAAGAGATGAGCATCGAGGAGATCAAGGAAACTATAAAAGACTTTGGCAATGCCGCCAAAAATGCTCTGAAAGCAGGCTTTGATGGGGTGGAGATCCACGCCTCCAACGGGTATCTTCTCCATCAATTCTTCAGCCCGACCTCCAACATCCGGACGGACGAATACGGTGGCTCCATTGAAAACCGGGCCAAGATCCTCTTTGATGTACTTGATGAAATCAAACAGCATATGCCGATAAAACGGATCGGGGTAAGGCTTAACCCATCGCTCCACAACATCTTCGGCATGACCCTGAACGAAGAAACCATCCCGACCTTTGATTATATCGTAGAAAATCTGAACAACTACGATCTCGCTTACCTTCATCTTTCCGAGCCATTCAACGATGTCACGGAAGTTCCGGGGGCCGAGCCCAACATTGCGCAACATTACAGGCCGATGTACAAAGGGACGCTCATGATCAACTCTAACTTCAACAGGGAACGAGGGAACCAAGTCATCAAGGATAACCTGGCGGACCTGGTAGCCTATGGAAAACCTTTCATCTCCAATCCTGACCTTGTAGAACGGTTTGAAAAGAATGCGGAGCTTGCCAAGTGGGATGAAAACACCTTTTATACACCGGGAGAAAAAGGATATACGGATTATCCTCCCCTTAAATAG